gtatcccattcttttgatgtttttaaaaaccaggagaagttgatctatgctaatgtgtgtagctcatttatttttcactattgaatattgcactcacttcatagtctgctgtattaattctgttgatggaaatttgggctgtttcctgtgttttgctgttaagttatttttgctatacacattctcacagttgttccttagaacatgtgtgtttctccagggtatatacctgggaagggaacggctaagtctaggtgagagtgcttgctgttctgattgctagccactactgctgcccttatttctgtccactgaatagcccgaggggacatgagtccctgttcttgctttgtttacaggccttcagagggaataagcatttataaaaaacaatccgggcatagtgaaggagagcttcccaggccatagtctgactttccaccatggctgtggggcgggggggcaaagccagaaaggagtggaggccagatggagcaccgctgttggcgctgagcatgtgtgtgaggtggggctgcgcttgactggacactgggtctcagactgtggcgcagctgacctcccagaatccactgtgaggctccgtctgggcttcgggacctagaaagtcagacagaacacggcatgcattctcagatttttatttcaatttccgtaggaagctgcaatgggctctcgaggggtatttccctgagccctggttccctttgcagctcccagctctaggtccttcaacggtcgctggctccgtggtctcagatgtcacaccaccagtgatttccaggccctggccactctctgctgtctctgtgatggcctccattcgggtcccttccactgccttcggcgggatgctcacatattcctcgcgtgatgaggccacactgtctttgtcgtaagcttggctctgacattcctgaagaaagagccgatcctgctgagtctcttggtgatggaacctgaacttgctgtaggtaagctcctgcccgatttgtgcgaggtcctggactcgttggtgatgggagcacggctgatggctttgtgagcagtgccctgcttgttgtcccccgggctgccgtggcctttctccttttggtcgtctctagtggctctccggctgcctgagcccgggccggctgctttttggatggtcttgttccccgcagtgcccccagtggctgtgttggttttacttGCTCCTGGACCGTTGCTGGCTGTGTCTGCTATGGCCGTGCTCTGCTCTTCGGGGGCAGGAGAGTTGATCTCTGCCACGCTCAAAGCACCCGCTGCGGTGCCccctgccacccctgctgtctccacctttgtcgttgcccgcgatgctgactctttgtcaagcactgtaggttttgctttggcagtggccacatcggacatggtatcgggcttgtgggagtccagttggatcccctccccgccagcaaaagctgcagacctgaccgcggccacctcagagggcgtgtggaggctcctgatgctcacctggtcctcatcccactctccttggaaatcctccactgccgggctcctcccgtcctcctcctcctcctcgaacagagtcctgcagatcatgtccccggctggaacagcgtaggtgcggctgtgaccgtccaatggtggtcgcaggaggtaaatcagctcttcccagtaggcgaagaggtcttcctgcgcgtccagaggggcacacagctgcaggtagaaggagcggccagtggcaaacttcacgcgcagctgtcgtttgtcacgatcgtgcgtggagatcctcacaaacttcaagggaaggagcctggtgagctctaaggtcttggcaaccttgtggctcttccccttggtgagctggctgtgctcagcgtgctgttcacagccggtggcccgtcgggccagcagcatgatgtctgggagtgggaggacggggctggtggatgcgatgcccacggtcaccgtgcagtcacagttgtgcacgtcaatcacgtgtcccctcttcgtgatctggataaagtcgctctcgaatatcggcgcgtacttgaatatgtcgtattcgccgttgtgcagttgctgctgcagctcccccaaggtgcttttgaacaggcccagcccggtgctgctctgggccgtgtgatacgggagcagagagtccccactcatggctgtcttcgatcactgccaggcagcgtggttaaggcgggcccctggctcttccctccctcggccTAATGGGCCGAAGAGCAGAGCGAGCTGTAGTGCTCCTGCGTCACGCAGGCGGCCTTATGGCAGGTCTTCCAAGCCCAGCCTACAGgcccccacctttgcctcagggtctcccagaggcaggggtgtgggtaggggcaccgatggtcacagcggggactctgtagggcggctggaccccaggctgaatctcttcaagtgtgtagagaggtatggtaggctccccctcggcctcagctcacttccgcttctgggtttttatctccccaagcggctgtgaacgtcagtcctagtgagagaagtaaccactttctcggccaaaggccctggcacagcctatttatcctctgatgccctttgtgacctatcactgtcacatagctctttgcctcatcccccagctgccccgccctgcccgcccagtgcagggcccccatcctctcccaaacGCGCTATTGCCCCCGCGGAGGACAGGCCCATCCTGCCAGCGACTGAGGTggctactagaataaaaatgtcttcaactgggaaaattttgtgtgggtcctttttcttttcctcccccagatctagctactggatgaaatctataggaatgtatgatgatgggctaaatttgaaccatttaagCCCATGGTTTAATTGTATCGAATAACGTAGAGCTGGCAGTGGCGATCCTTAGTCTGTCCTTTCATAAAATCTCAGTAAACATCgatggtgatttttaataataacattaaaaattggtaggaggaggcaagaaaagatagagacagacagaagactacattaactatttaggggttctggctgctaagatcaggaaaggaacctcagatccagaactgccctccaagcccagaaaccgtgaggtctcaccaaagatttctcttcttgtttttttttgttttttccactgcgttgggtctttgttggtgcacgaaggctttttctagttgcggcaggcgggggctacccttcgttgtggtgtgcaggcttctcattgtggtggcttctcttgtggcagagcacgggctctaggtgtgcatgcttcagtagttgcagcacgcgggttctagggtaggtgggcttcagtcattgtggcgcgtgggctcagtagttgtggctcctgggc
This genomic stretch from Kogia breviceps isolate mKogBre1 chromosome 1, mKogBre1 haplotype 1, whole genome shotgun sequence harbors:
- the LOC131754334 gene encoding Golgi-associated RAB2 interactor protein 4-like; the encoded protein is MSGDSLLPYHTAQSSTGLGLFKSTLGELQQQLHNGEYDIFKYAPIFESDFIQITKRGHVIDVHNCDCTVTVGIASTSPVLPLPDIMLLARRATGCEQHAEHSQLTKGKSHKVAKTLELTRLLPLKFVRISTHDRDKRQLRVKFATGRSFYLQLCAPLDAQEDLFAYWEELIYLLRPPLDGHSRTYAVPAGDMICRTLFEEEEEDGRSPAVEDFQGEWDEDQVSIRSLHTPSEVAAVRSAAFAGGEGIQLDSHKPDTMSDVATAKAKPTVLDKESASRATTKVETAGVAGGTAAGALSVAEINSPAPEEQSTAIADTASNGPGASKTNTATGGTAGNKTIQKAAGPGSDFAHYISPQCADGDRIEEEEWVEERKEEEEEEGENEEEEGEGG